The Brevundimonas sp. SORGH_AS_0993 genome segment CTCGCGCTGCAGGAACTGCTCGTAGGAGGCGCGCTGAACCTCGATCAGGTTCGGCATCTGCACGGCCTCGGGAATGCGCCCGAAGGATTTGCGGATGCGCTTCTTACCGGTGAACGAGGTGGCGGAGGCGATCTGACCGGGAATGGCGAGATCGTGGGAGGCGTCGGTCATTCAGTGTTTCCCATGCGCACGACCCGGGAAAGCCGTGCGTGAAATGCAGCAGCCACGGCCCGCCTTTTCAGCGTCCGCAGCCAGTTTTTCGGCGTCCACCCTCGGTCCGCTGCCGGACCAGGACGCCTGAAATGGACCGGCTCCCTGGGAAGGAGCCGCGCCTTCGCTCCGGTCGGAGGGCGACGGACCGGGCCTCGGCGCTTGCGCGCAGACTCATGGAGGAGTGTTGCGGGAACGCGCACATATACGCGCTTTCGCGACGAAATAAAGGCCCGAGGAAACCTTTTTGGCGCGTGATTGACAGGCGCCGAGTCGCCGGTCCTGCCTAGCGGCAGGGGAGACATCGCGCCATGTTCAGACTTCGCCGTTTCAGCGTCGGCCGCACGGCTGCGGCCCTGATCGCGCCTGCCCTTTTGGCCGGCTGCATGAGCGTGAATGTGCCGGAATCCGCCTTCTTCTATCCGAACGCGCGCGTCGCGGCCGAGAAGATCGAACTGCCGACCGACCGGCCGATGGCCTTTCCGACCGACAGGCTGAACGTCGCCTACGCCGGCGGGCCGGTCGGGGTCACGCGGGTCCGCACGGGCCGGGCCGACGCGCCCCTGATCCTCTACTGCGGCGGGAACCTGTTCCGGCGCAGCAGCGGCGCGGGAACGGTCGCGTCGGAACTGGCGCCCTTCGGCGACGTGGTGACGTTCGACTACCCTGGCTATGGCGAGACGGCGGGCCAGGCCGACTACGCCGCCTTCGTGGCGGTCGGGACCGCCGTGGCCGACGCCGTCCGGGACCTGGCCCTGGCCGAACATCGCAAGGTCATCGTCTGGGGCCACTCGCTAGGCGGCCCGGTCTGCGCCCAGGCGGCGTCGCTGGTCCGCGCCGACGCCGTCGTGCTGGAGACGACGACCCCCAGCACGCGCGCCGCCGTGGACGCCATGGTCGGCTGGGTTCGCCCGCTGGTGAAGGTCAATATCGCCCCCAACCTGGCCGCCATCGACGTGCCCGCAGCCCTCAAGGACTATCGCGGCCGCGTTCTGGTCCTGGAGGCCGGACGCGACGACACCCTGCCGCCCGCCCTTAGCCGCGTCCTGGCCCGCGATCTTCAGCGCCAGGGCGTCGACGTGCGCCGTCTGGTCTTCCCCCAGGCCGGCCATGGCGACGTGGGCCGGCAGCCCGACTTCCAGCCCCGCATCGCCGAGGCCCTGACCGGCCTTTGACGGGACCTCTGGCGCCACCGTTGCGTCCCGCCCGCCCCTCCTCTAGCGTCGCCGTCATGATCCGCACCGCTTCCGCCGTCCTCGCCCTTGTCGCCCTGTCCGCCTGCGCGCACCGCGAACCCGTGACCTATGCCGAGACCGCCTCGGTCGCCGCGCGCGCCGCCGCGCAAATTCAGGCCCGGGCCGAGCTGACGCCCCAGCAGGTCTGGGACCAGGGCAACGCCGCCTATCTGGAATGGAACGGCGCGCGGCGCGGCTGGACCACCACCCCCAGCGGGCTTCAGTACCGCCGCGTCGGCAAGGCTCATCCCGAGGGCGCCCAACCCTCCGGGTCCGACACGGTCAAGGTTCACTATCGCGGCACCTTCATCGATGGGCGCGAGTTCGACAGCTCCTATTCCCGCAACGAACCGGCCGAGTTCCCCCTGAACCGCGTCATCAAGGGCTGGACCGAGGGCGTCGCCCTGATGCGCGTCGGCGAGATCTACGAGTTCGTCATTCCCGCCTCGCTGGGCTATGGCTCGCGTTGGGTCGGCGGCGACGAACTGCCGCCCAACTCGACCCTGCGGTTTTCGGTCGAACTGCTGGGCGTGACGCCGGGCTGATCCCCCTCGAATAATCGCCGGAATAGGGGCGCAAACCTGCGCCTGATCCCCTAATTCGGAAAACAGGCATCGTTCTTTCAACGACTTGTCGAAAAGTCGAACCGATTTGGTCGTCCTGATCGGCGCCGGCGCCATCATCGTCGGCATGACCGATCCTATAGAAGACACCGCCTCATCGAGACCGTGGACACGGCGTTCTGCGACCGTCTGGGCTGCCGCGCGCGCCGACTATCTGGCCGGCGGGTCCGCCGCCGAGGTTTGCGAACGCCACGGCCTCAGCCTTTCCACCTTCCGCTGGCGCGCCCGCACCGAAGGCTGGCGTCTGGCGGACCAGCCCCACGGCGCGGTTGTGGAACCTCAGGAGGCCGACGACCTTGCCTTCGCCGACGCCCACCCGCCCTGCAACGCCGCCGAGATGGCGCGGCTGGCCTGGTCCAACGCCTCGCGCGCCATGCGCGACGGCAAGCTGATCGAGGCGCGCGGCTGGTCCCGCCTGCACGTCGATCTGGAGAAGATGGCCAGGGACGACCGCCAACGCCTGCGGACCTATGCAAAATGGGCCGAACACCCTGCGAACGCCGGCTTCATCCCCACCACCCCGCCCTACCGGCCGATGGAAGAGGACTGAGCGAATTGCACCCCTTTGCATATTGCACCGTTTTCGACGGCGCAGTGCAATTTCGGCCCGGCGAAACTTGACGCCCCGGCCCCTGCGGCGGACTGTCGCGGCTTCCCCGCCTCCGTCCGACAGAGTCCGTGATGATCCGTTCCCGTTTCCGCGCCGCCGGCCTGGCGCTTCTGCTCGTCTCCGCCGCCCCCGCCGCGCTGGCCCAGCAGGCTTCGACCTATCCGCCTGCCCTGCCCGCGCCCCTGCCGGCCATCCCCGAGGCGCGGGACGCAGCCTATCCGGGCGTCATCGACCTGGAGGTGGACGCCACCAACCTGGCCCAGCACATCTTCGCCGTGACCGAAACCCTCCCGGTCGCCCAGGCAGGGCCGATGACCCTGTTCTTCCCCGAATGGCTGCCCGGAAATCATGGCCCGGTCGGCCCTATCGCCCAGTTGGCGGGAATCGAGGTCGCCGCCGACGGCCAGCGCGTGGAATGGGTGCGCGACACCCTGCACCCCTTCGCCTTCCACATCGTCGTGCCGGCGGGCGCGCGCGAGCTGAAGATCAGGCTTCAGCATCTGTCGCCGACCGCCGGCGCCCAGGGCCGCATCACCATGACGCCCGAGATGCTGAACATTCAGTGGGAGAAGATGCTGCTCTATCCGGCCGGACACTGGTCGCGGAACATCATGGTGCGTCCGACCGTGACCTTGCCCGCCGGCTGGCGGTTCGGCACGGCGCTGGAGCCTGACGCCCGGTCCGGCGACGTTCAGACCTTCAAGCCGGTGAACCTGGAGGTTCTGATCGACAGCCCCGTCTTCGCCGGTCTCCACTATCGCCAGATCGACCTGGATCCCGGCGGCCGCTCCCCGGTGCGGGCCAATATCGTCGCCGACGAGGCCGACAGCCTGGAAGCCACCGACGCCCAGGTCCAGATCCTTCGCAATCTCGTGACGCAGATGGACCGCCTCTACGGCGCGCGCCACTTCGACCACTACGACTTTCTGATCGCCATGACCGACAAGCTGGGCGGTATCGGGCTGGAGCATCACCGCAGTTCGGAAAACTCGGTCGATCCGGCCTTCTTCACCGGCTGGGACAAGCATCTGTCCGACCGCGATCTGCTCAGCCACGAGATGAATCACTCCTGGGACGGCAAATGGCGCCGCCCGGCCGACCAGTATGCGCCCAACTTCAACGTGCCCCTGCAGAACAGCCTGCTATGGGTCTATGAAGGCCAGACCCAATACTACGGCCAGGTCATCGCCGCCCGCTCGGGCCTTCTGACCCGGCAGCAGGCCATGGACTCCCTGGCCCTGACGGCGGCCACCTACGACGCGCGCGTCGGCCGGAGATGGCGCCCCCTTCAGGACACCACCAACGACCCGATCATCAGCCAGCGCCAGCCCAAGGGCTGGCTGTCGTGGCAGCGCGACGAGGACTACTATTCCGAAGGCCAACTGATCTGGCTGGATGTCGACACCACCATCCGGGAAAAGACGGGCGGTAGGAAGTCGCTGGATGACTTCGCCCGCGCCTTCTACGGCGTCCAGGACGGCAGCTATACGCCCGCCCCCTACACCTTCGAAGACGTGGTCGCGGCCCTGAACGCCGTAGTTCCCAACGACTGGGCCGCCTTCCTGCGCGCGCGGCTGGACGCCGATGGCCCGAACGCCCATGCGCCGCTGGACGGGCTGGAGCGCGGCGGCTGGCGGCTGACCTATACGGACAAGCCGACCGACTACATGAAGACCCTGTATGCGGAGCTGAAGCGTAACGACTTCACCTATTCGCTGGGCTTCCAGACCAGCGAGGGCAACAAGATCCGCAGCGTCCAATGGGGCGGCCCGGCGTTCAAATCCGGCCTGGCCGCGGGCATGGAGATCGTCGCCGTCAACGGTCAGGCCGCCAACGGCGACCGGATCTCCGCCGCCGTCACCGCCGCCAAGGACCCGGCCGTCCCCGTCACCCTGATCGTCAAGACCGACGACCAGTATCGCACCGTCGTCTTCGACTATCACGACGGCCTGCGCTACCCGCGTCTGGAGCGGATCGTCGGCACGCCCGATCGCCTGGGCGACATCCTGACCCCCCGCACGCGCTGACCGAAGAGGGTGTCTCCTCCCCGTGAAATGGGGAGGGGGACCACGAGGTGGTGGAGGGGCTCTTAAAGCTTGTGACGTATCGCACAGCCCCCCCGTCCGTCCGCTTCGCTCCTTGCCCCCCTCGCTTCGCGGGAGGAGACACAAGGCCGCGCTTGACGCATCGCCCCTCGCCCTCGACGGTGGGCGCCTGCCCTTCTGTTCGGATGATCTGATGCCGCGTACCCGCCTGACCGCCGCCTGCCTCGCCGTTCTGATGGCCGCCGCCGTCCCGGCCGCCGCCCAGACCTTCCGCTCCACGCCCGTCGTCACCGACGCCAGCCAGGCGCCCCTGGCCCTGGGGCGCGCTCAGCCCGCCATCCCCGCGCCGCAGGACCGGCCCTATCCGGGTGTGATCCAGTACAGGGCCGACATCACCGACCGCGACCGCCGCATCATCGGCGTGACCCAGACCATTCCCGTCGCGGGTCCGGGACCGCTGACCCTGCTCTATCCGAAATATCTGCCGGGCAACCACGCCGCGACCGGCCCGATCCAGCTTCTGGCCGGCCTGACCGTCACCGCCGAGGGCCGGCGCATCGAATGGCGGCGCGACACCCTGGACCCTTACGCCTTCCACCTCGACATTCCGGCGGGCGTGACGGCCATCGACGTCGCCTTCCAGCAACTGACCCAGCCCGACAGCGCCAACTGGCGCGTGCTGATGACGCCGAACCTGGTCAATCTGCAGTGGGAGAAGGCCATCCTCTATCCGGCCGGCTATTTCAGCCGCCAAATCCAGGTCGCCCCTTCGGTCGTCCTGCCCGCCGGCTGGCAGTACGGCACGGCGCTTGACACCGCCTCGCGCGACGGCGACGTGGCGACCTTCGCCACGACCGACCTCTACACCCTGATCGACAGTCCCGTCTTCGCCGGCGCCCACTATCGCCGCATCGACATCGACCCCAGCGGCGACCGCGTCCACCTGAACATCCTGGCCGACGAGGCCAAGGGCCTGGCCGCCACCGACGACCAGTTGAAGCTCTACGAGAACATGGTCCAGCAGGCCGATCGCCTGTTCGGCGCCCGCCACTTCGACCATTACGAGTTCCTGTTCGCCCTCAGCGACCAGTTGGGAGGCATCGGGCTGGAGCATCATCGCAGTTCCGAAAACACGGGCGCGCCCGAATTCTTCACCGACTGGAAGAAGAGCGCCGGCGACCGCAGCCTGCTGCCGCACGAGTTCACTCACTCCTGGAACGGCAAGTTCATGCGGCCGGCGGACGAGCTGACCGCCAATCACAACGTCCCGACCCAGAACACCCTGCTGTGGGTCTACGAGGGCCAGACCGAATACTGGGGCGAGGTCCTGTCCGCCCGCTCGGGCCTGCACACGCGGGACGTGGCCCTGGCCACCCTGGCCAATATCGCCGCCTTCTACGACGAGCAGCCGGGCCGTCAGTGGCGGTCCCTGCAGGACACCAACAACCACAACCTCATGGGCTATCGCGTAGCCGGCCAGTATCCGTCGTGGATGCGCGGCACGGGCGACTATTACCGCGAAAGCCTGCTAGTCTGGCTGGACGCCGACACTCTGATCCGGGAGGGCACGCGGGGCAGGAAGTCCCTCGACGACTTCGCCCGCGCCTTCTTCGGCCACGACGACGGGCGATGGGCGCCCCAGGGCTACACCTTCGACGATGTCGTGAACGGCCTGAACGCCGTCTATCCCTACGACTGGGCCGGCTTTCTGCGGACGCGGCTGGACGCGGTCGGCCCCGACGCCAAGGCGCCCCTGGCCGGGCTGACGCGCGCGGGTTGGCGCCTGACCTACACCGACACTCCGACCGAGGCCGAAAAGGCCGTCCAGAGCGGCTGGGCCAACGACTTCCAGTATTCGCTGGGCTTCACCCTGTCGGGCGACAAGCTGACCAACATCCGCTGGGGCGGCCCGGCCTTCCAGCAGCGGATCGGCGCCGGCTGGTCCCTGGTCGCCGTCAACGGCAAGGCCGCCTCGGCCGAGGAGCTGCGCGACGCCGTCACCGCCGCCAAGGAAACCGACGCCCCCATCGAACTGCTGCTCAAGTCCGGCGACCGCTTCCGCACCGTCGCCTTCGACTATCACGACGGCCTGCGCTACCCGCGCCTGGAGCGGATCGAGGGAACGCCCGACCTCCTGTCCGACATCCTGGCCCCGCGCCGACGCTGAGCGTCGATCCGCCCTGAAGTCGCGCGAAACGCGATCGGCCAAACAAAAAGGCCCCGAGGTTTCCCTCGGGGCCTTTCCGATCTTCAGCGGATGCTGAGATCCAGATTACTTGATCTGGACCTTGGCGCCGGCTTCCGTCAGCTTCTTGGCGACTTCTTCGGCGGCTTGCTTGGAGACGTTTTCGACGACGTTCTGCGGAGCGCCTTCGACCAGGTCCTTGGCTTCCTTCAGACCCAGGTTCCGAACGGACGCCGCGGACTTCCTTGATCACGTTGATCTTCTTGTCGCCGCCGTCGACCAGGACGACGGTGAACTCGGTTTGCTCTTCGGCGGCTTCAGCCGGAGCGGCGGCGCCGCCGGCCGGCATGGCCATGGCGACCGGAGCAGCGGCGCTGACGCCCCACTTTTCTTCCAGCAGCTTGGACAGTTCAGCGGCTTCCAGAACGGTAAGCGCGGACAGGTCTTCGACGATCTTGGCGAGGTCGGCCATTGTCAGTTTTCCTTCGGAGGATGAGGTTTAGAGAGGGATGCAGAGATGAAAGCCGGGGCCGCTTACGCGGCTTCCTTGGTGGCGTAGGCGTTGAACACCCGGGCCAGCTGACCGGCGGGCGCTTGCAGCACGCCGGCGATCTTGGTCGCGGGCGCGTTGAGCAGGCCGATGAGCTGAGCGCGGACTTCGTCGAGCGTCGGGAGCTTGGACAGAGCCTCCACACCCTTCTGATCGACGATGGTTTCGCCCATGAAGCCGCCGACGATCTTGAAGCGATCGTTGCCCTTGGCGAACTCGGTCACGACCTTGGCGGCCGTACCGGGGTTCTCGGCGTAGGCGATGCCCACGGGGCCCTTGAACAGGCCGTGGTAGTCGCTGCCGTCTTGGGCTTCGAGCGCCTTGAGCGCCAGGCGGTTCTTGACCACCTTGAACGCGCCGCCTTCCTTGCGGAGGCGGCCACGCAGGTCTTCCATTTCCGCAACGGTCAGACCCAGGTTGTGGGTCACGACCACGCTGCCGGCCTCGGCGAACACGCCCTTGAGCGTCTCGATAGACTCGGCTTTTTGAGCGCGATCCATTGCGGTCTCCAGTCTTGGCATTCGCCGCCGGGCTTATTCCCGACGACGGATTGGCCCAAGCGCCGTGCGTCGCCGCAAGACGTTCAGGCCGGTCTTATTGTCCGAAGGATGCGTCTGACGGCGTCCGTCCCGGAATGCGGGCTGACATCGGCAAGGTCGCGTCCCCATCTCCCCACGGCGTCAGAAGGCTTTCTGACAGTTACGGCCTGGGCGACCCCCAGACCCCGAAGTTCTCGGACAGGACCGCCGGAAGACGAACTTCCAGCGGGAAGCGGCGCTCTTACAGGCCGCGCGCCGTGAAATCAAGCCATGGCGCGCACCTCGTGCAAGCTAGCGTCGTTGCGGTTTGGCGGCAGCGGCTCCGGTTGCTTCGCAATCGAACTGGGCGCAGTATTTGGTCGCCAGTTCCGTAACGAACGTTTGCAGATGCTCGCTCAGGACTTCCTGCGAAGCCTGCCCGACCAGAATGCTCTTGCCGGCGATCCGTCGTCCCATTGGGGATTCGTAAAAGGCGATCTGCGCCTCCAACTCGTCCGCCGTGAAGATGGCCGCATAGCGGGGCGCCAGATCGGTCGTGATCTGTTCGACCAGGGCGCTCAACATGCGCGGCGCATTGGCGCGCACCCACTCCGCCTCGCGCCGATTTTGGCCCGAGGTTTCCAACTGAGCGATCTGGGACGCGATCATGGCGTCCATGTCTTTCTGGAAGTTCGGCCCGGCCGACAGACGGATCAGCCGTTGCGCCAGTTCGGTGCGACGCGCCCGATCGGGATCAGGCCGGACCACCACCTGCAGCAAAGGTTCGCCATTCGCATCGGTGCGCCGGGCCTCTTGCGCCTGCACAGGCGCGATGGCGGCGGTCAGAGCGACCCCGACGGCCAGTGCGGCGGCGAGCTTTCGGATCATGGTCATGACATCCCCCTGCCCGCCTTATCCCGAGCGCCGCCGGCCTTGGCCAGATCAAATCGACCGCCGGTTGCTCAGACGTCCACCGGCGTGGCGTCGAAGTCGCGGATCAGGGCGGCCAGGTCGGGTTCCTGCACCGCTTCGGCCGCCTCGCGCGGGGTCATCCAGCGGCGCTCGCGCTGGTGCGCCTCGGGCCAGGCGCCCAGTTGGATCAGCACCTGCAGCGGATAGACCGACACGACGCAGCGGCGCAGGCCGCCGTCCTTCAGCCCCTTGGCGTAGCGGAAGACGCCGATGGAGCGCGCCTCGATCTCCCCCTTGACCCCGGCCTCTTCCAGCGCCTCCTGGGCGGCGGCCTCGGGATCGGACTTGCCGACCATCCGCCCGCCCTTGGGAATGACCCAGCGTCGCGTCTCGCGCGAGGTGATCATCAGAATGCGGCGCTGGCCGTTCTCGACCCGCCAGGGCAGGGCCGCGACCTGTCGCGTCTCCGACAGGCGCGTGCGTTTCGAAGCGTTGGCCATGGTCTCTATTCCGATCCGGCCCGCCGGCCGGCGGGCGCACATGTCCAAGACGAGATCGCGCCGACCGCGTCAAGTCCGC includes the following:
- a CDS encoding S9 family peptidase, with product MFRLRRFSVGRTAAALIAPALLAGCMSVNVPESAFFYPNARVAAEKIELPTDRPMAFPTDRLNVAYAGGPVGVTRVRTGRADAPLILYCGGNLFRRSSGAGTVASELAPFGDVVTFDYPGYGETAGQADYAAFVAVGTAVADAVRDLALAEHRKVIVWGHSLGGPVCAQAASLVRADAVVLETTTPSTRAAVDAMVGWVRPLVKVNIAPNLAAIDVPAALKDYRGRVLVLEAGRDDTLPPALSRVLARDLQRQGVDVRRLVFPQAGHGDVGRQPDFQPRIAEALTGL
- a CDS encoding FKBP-type peptidyl-prolyl cis-trans isomerase is translated as MIRTASAVLALVALSACAHREPVTYAETASVAARAAAQIQARAELTPQQVWDQGNAAYLEWNGARRGWTTTPSGLQYRRVGKAHPEGAQPSGSDTVKVHYRGTFIDGREFDSSYSRNEPAEFPLNRVIKGWTEGVALMRVGEIYEFVIPASLGYGSRWVGGDELPPNSTLRFSVELLGVTPG
- a CDS encoding M61 family metallopeptidase, which codes for MIRSRFRAAGLALLLVSAAPAALAQQASTYPPALPAPLPAIPEARDAAYPGVIDLEVDATNLAQHIFAVTETLPVAQAGPMTLFFPEWLPGNHGPVGPIAQLAGIEVAADGQRVEWVRDTLHPFAFHIVVPAGARELKIRLQHLSPTAGAQGRITMTPEMLNIQWEKMLLYPAGHWSRNIMVRPTVTLPAGWRFGTALEPDARSGDVQTFKPVNLEVLIDSPVFAGLHYRQIDLDPGGRSPVRANIVADEADSLEATDAQVQILRNLVTQMDRLYGARHFDHYDFLIAMTDKLGGIGLEHHRSSENSVDPAFFTGWDKHLSDRDLLSHEMNHSWDGKWRRPADQYAPNFNVPLQNSLLWVYEGQTQYYGQVIAARSGLLTRQQAMDSLALTAATYDARVGRRWRPLQDTTNDPIISQRQPKGWLSWQRDEDYYSEGQLIWLDVDTTIREKTGGRKSLDDFARAFYGVQDGSYTPAPYTFEDVVAALNAVVPNDWAAFLRARLDADGPNAHAPLDGLERGGWRLTYTDKPTDYMKTLYAELKRNDFTYSLGFQTSEGNKIRSVQWGGPAFKSGLAAGMEIVAVNGQAANGDRISAAVTAAKDPAVPVTLIVKTDDQYRTVVFDYHDGLRYPRLERIVGTPDRLGDILTPRTR
- a CDS encoding M61 family metallopeptidase → MPRTRLTAACLAVLMAAAVPAAAQTFRSTPVVTDASQAPLALGRAQPAIPAPQDRPYPGVIQYRADITDRDRRIIGVTQTIPVAGPGPLTLLYPKYLPGNHAATGPIQLLAGLTVTAEGRRIEWRRDTLDPYAFHLDIPAGVTAIDVAFQQLTQPDSANWRVLMTPNLVNLQWEKAILYPAGYFSRQIQVAPSVVLPAGWQYGTALDTASRDGDVATFATTDLYTLIDSPVFAGAHYRRIDIDPSGDRVHLNILADEAKGLAATDDQLKLYENMVQQADRLFGARHFDHYEFLFALSDQLGGIGLEHHRSSENTGAPEFFTDWKKSAGDRSLLPHEFTHSWNGKFMRPADELTANHNVPTQNTLLWVYEGQTEYWGEVLSARSGLHTRDVALATLANIAAFYDEQPGRQWRSLQDTNNHNLMGYRVAGQYPSWMRGTGDYYRESLLVWLDADTLIREGTRGRKSLDDFARAFFGHDDGRWAPQGYTFDDVVNGLNAVYPYDWAGFLRTRLDAVGPDAKAPLAGLTRAGWRLTYTDTPTEAEKAVQSGWANDFQYSLGFTLSGDKLTNIRWGGPAFQQRIGAGWSLVAVNGKAASAEELRDAVTAAKETDAPIELLLKSGDRFRTVAFDYHDGLRYPRLERIEGTPDLLSDILAPRRR
- the rplJ gene encoding 50S ribosomal protein L10, which gives rise to MDRAQKAESIETLKGVFAEAGSVVVTHNLGLTVAEMEDLRGRLRKEGGAFKVVKNRLALKALEAQDGSDYHGLFKGPVGIAYAENPGTAAKVVTEFAKGNDRFKIVGGFMGETIVDQKGVEALSKLPTLDEVRAQLIGLLNAPATKIAGVLQAPAGQLARVFNAYATKEAA
- a CDS encoding DUF2059 domain-containing protein, whose translation is MTMIRKLAAALAVGVALTAAIAPVQAQEARRTDANGEPLLQVVVRPDPDRARRTELAQRLIRLSAGPNFQKDMDAMIASQIAQLETSGQNRREAEWVRANAPRMLSALVEQITTDLAPRYAAIFTADELEAQIAFYESPMGRRIAGKSILVGQASQEVLSEHLQTFVTELATKYCAQFDCEATGAAAAKPQRR
- a CDS encoding NUDIX hydrolase; translation: MANASKRTRLSETRQVAALPWRVENGQRRILMITSRETRRWVIPKGGRMVGKSDPEAAAQEALEEAGVKGEIEARSIGVFRYAKGLKDGGLRRCVVSVYPLQVLIQLGAWPEAHQRERRWMTPREAAEAVQEPDLAALIRDFDATPVDV